One part of the Thermodesulfovibrio sp. 3462-1 genome encodes these proteins:
- a CDS encoding cyclophilin-like fold protein gives MNTKVRLIIDGRQIRAELYDTECAKKILEALPIESKINEWGDEFYFSIGISMPLDSTATTCVAVGDIGYWPAGEAMAVFFGKTPLSTGEDPVPASEVNIVGRIIDDPAILKTLKGARKIRIEKE, from the coding sequence ATGAATACAAAAGTCAGATTAATTATTGACGGAAGACAAATAAGAGCAGAATTATATGATACGGAATGTGCAAAAAAAATTCTTGAGGCACTTCCAATAGAAAGCAAAATTAATGAATGGGGAGATGAATTCTACTTTTCAATAGGGATAAGCATGCCTCTTGACAGCACAGCAACGACTTGTGTAGCAGTAGGAGACATTGGTTATTGGCCAGCTGGTGAGGCTATGGCAGTATTTTTTGGAAAAACTCCTTTAAGCACCGGAGAGGATCCTGTGCCAGCCAGTGAAGTAAATATAGTTGGCAGAATTATTGATGATCCAGCCATTTTAAAAACTCT